Proteins from a genomic interval of Tenacibaculum sp. SZ-18:
- a CDS encoding oligosaccharide flippase family protein has translation MRRLLKDKLLVLSSSVGSKLLGLLASVLIVRLLPTKDFAEWSYYKTFIVFLLPISFLGMEQVLLRYAYLKGVDKKKLKTQTFSIGIVSSSLVIFIGVLVVFLIRPKNFQNTLLLIFVFLQLISVSFNLFYQYFFRIVDDFYKYSKIIFATSLYVSMALIIGAFINVETMALLATLAYLVYYLTNPIKINFRASSLYKITKEQLKYGVNIGIGGLLNKGIFVLDVIYIANMLNNTEGLAGYKVITLLPFNLILVANSILIVDFGAFVNFKRKDILKYLLSYWKKGITFLVPTGVILFFFHTEIINLLFGVKYVQYSSLMFYYFLFIALIILLRSPVGQILNALGYAGFNSIMTVLQTLFLGLLFIIPLELSLKELIFYFGAVVLFLTTIQFIKLFKI, from the coding sequence GATTACTTAAGGATAAACTTTTAGTTTTATCATCAAGTGTAGGAAGTAAATTATTAGGATTATTAGCCTCGGTTCTTATTGTACGTTTGTTGCCCACTAAAGATTTTGCAGAATGGTCCTATTATAAAACATTCATAGTTTTTTTATTACCAATTTCTTTTTTAGGTATGGAGCAAGTTTTGCTGAGATATGCGTACTTAAAAGGAGTAGATAAAAAAAAGTTAAAGACTCAAACATTTAGCATAGGGATTGTTAGTTCGAGTCTTGTTATTTTTATTGGAGTTTTAGTAGTTTTTTTAATAAGACCTAAGAATTTTCAGAATACACTTTTGTTGATTTTTGTTTTTTTACAATTAATATCAGTGTCTTTTAATTTATTTTATCAGTACTTTTTTAGGATTGTAGATGATTTTTATAAATACTCAAAAATTATCTTTGCTACTTCTCTTTATGTTAGTATGGCATTAATAATAGGTGCTTTTATAAATGTTGAAACAATGGCATTATTAGCTACTCTAGCCTATTTAGTATATTATCTTACTAACCCTATTAAGATCAATTTTAGAGCTAGTTCATTATATAAAATAACGAAAGAGCAATTAAAATATGGAGTTAATATAGGGATTGGAGGTTTACTAAACAAAGGGATTTTTGTTCTAGATGTTATTTACATTGCTAATATGTTAAATAATACAGAGGGTTTAGCAGGATACAAAGTAATAACTCTTTTACCCTTCAACTTAATTTTAGTAGCGAATTCAATTCTAATAGTTGATTTTGGAGCTTTTGTAAATTTTAAACGAAAAGATATTCTAAAGTATTTGTTAAGTTATTGGAAAAAAGGAATAACGTTTTTAGTTCCTACAGGTGTAATATTATTCTTTTTTCATACAGAAATAATCAATCTACTATTCGGAGTTAAATATGTGCAGTATTCAAGTTTAATGTTTTACTATTTCTTATTTATTGCACTTATAATCTTGTTACGCTCACCAGTAGGGCAAATACTTAATGCATTAGGTTATGCTGGTTTCAATTCTATAATGACAGTCTTACAAACATTGTTCTTAGGATTGTTATTTATAATTCCATTAGAACTGTCACTTAAAGAGTTAATATTCTATTTCGGAGCCGTTGTTTTATTTTTAACTACAATTCAATTTATAAAATTATTTAAAATATGA